In Pangasianodon hypophthalmus isolate fPanHyp1 chromosome 3, fPanHyp1.pri, whole genome shotgun sequence, a single genomic region encodes these proteins:
- the cgasa gene encoding cyclic GMP-AMP synthase — translation MSGRGRPRKVRANSPCASVAKSPAATRKKSSARNEEQVENKRSTDAKASCPSKLRPKKSSRDANFTEEPQTSKPTKSGEKTARKDNSIEENQSKDLQSAPGKLKKSQSTESAKTTGAKASSPAKLQESQECRPRTSPSATNSTQETQAPKTARSGEKNTATICSARRGSSIDENPSKVLQTALEKLKVKKKQRSESAKCVNEIQNKITEYLKRHLDWCKDISVLKTGSYYENVKICEADEFDVMLTVRVERVKLLPFSEDGAFYSVEMKRHTPRHPLDKFVNEEKTIKASEMLKAFREKVKEAVATLPYEVKLERKKMGCPAVTLLVNENDKHISIDFVLGLEVHSSWPDFTQDGFNIEKWLSKKVRMEQRQKPFYLVPKYEGRGNAEQDGVMAKDAWRISFSHVEKNILKNHGNSKTCCEGGQKCCRKQCLKLLKYLLQRLKEEQPEEADKLCSYHAKTTLLHACAARVNDSEWAGSELSHCFQQLLRDFEQNLRACKLPNFFIPSQNLFSGIGKKKSNILADYIENQRENGFPLLC, via the exons ATGAGCGGCAGAGGAAGACCGCGCAAAGTCCGGGCCAACAGTCCATGCGCATCTGTAGCTAAAAGTCCAGCGGCTACACGGAAGAAGAGCTCTGCTAGGAATGAGGAGCAGGTAGAGAATAAGAGATCCACGGACGCCAAAGCGAGCTGCCCTTCAAAGCTCCGTCCGAAGAAATCTTCAAGGGATGCTAACTTTACTGAAGAGCCACAAACAAGCAAACCAACCAAAAGTGGCGAGAAGACAGCGCGGAAAGACAACAGTATCGAGGAGAATCAGAGCAAAGATCTCCAGAGTGCTCCTGGAAAGCTAAAGAAAAGCCAGAGCACGGAGTCAGCCAAAACAACAGGCGCAAAAGCGAGCTCCCCTGCAAAGCTCCAGGAAAGTCAAGAATGCCGTCCGAGGACATCTCCAAGCGCTACTAACTCTACCCAGGAGACACAAGCGCCCAAAACAGCAAGAAGCGGCGAAAAGAATACAGCCACCATCTGCTCAGCGAGAAGAGGCAGCAGTATCGATGAGAATCCGAGTAAAGTACTCCAGACTGCActtgaaaaattaaaagtaaagaaaaaacagagatcGGAGTCAGCCAAATGCGTGAACGAGATACAGAATAAAATAACCGAGTATCTGAAACGACACCTGGACTGGTGCAAAGACATCAGCGTTCTGAAGACAGGAAGCTACTATGAAAACGTTAAA atcTGCGAGGCTGACGAGTTTGATGTCATGCTGACTGTTCGTGTGGAGAGGGTGAAACTCCTGCCTTTCTCAGAAGACGGGGCTTTCTATTCTGTAGAAATGAAACGGCACACTCCGAGACATCCTTTAGACAAGTTTGTCAATGAGGAAAAAACCATCAAGGCCAGTGAAATGCTCAAAGCATTCCGCGAGAAAGTAAAGGAAGCTGTGGCAACACTACCAT atgaAGTTAAGCTGGAGAGGAAGAAGATGGGCTGTCCAGCTGTAACTCTGCTCGTGAATGAGAATGACAAGCACATTTCTATAGATTTTGTCCTTGGTCTGGAAGTCCACTCAAGCTGGCCCGATTTCACTCAGGATGGCTTCAATATAGAAAAATGGCTCAGCAAGAAAGTGAGGATGGAGCAAAGACAGAAACCATTTTATTTGGTGCCTAAATACGAGGGAAGAGGCAACGCAGAACAGGATGGAGTTATGGCCAAGG ACGCTTGGCGAATTTCGTTCTCACATGTGGAGAAGAACATCCTGAAAAACCACGGCAACAGTAAGACCTGTTGTGAGGGAGGACAGAAATGCTGCAG AAAGCAGTGTCTGAAACTTCTGAAATACCTCCTGCAACGGCTGAAGGAGGAGCAGCCGGAGGAGGCGGACAAGCTCTGCTCGTACCATGCTAAGACGACACTGCTTCATGCCTGTGCTGCCAGAGTGAACGACAGTGAGTGGGCAGGCAGCGAGCTCAGCCACTGCTTCCAGCAACTTCTCAGGGACTTTGAGCAAAACCTGAGGGCCTGTAAACTTCCCAACTTCTTCATCCCTTCCCAAAATCTGTTCAGTGGCATTGGTAAGAAAAAAAGTAACATCCTAGCAGACTACATTGAAAACCAACGCGAAAATGGTTTTCCTCTACTGTGTTAA
- the ddx43 gene encoding probable ATP-dependent RNA helicase DDX43, translating to MSDWEAEYDENGGAISKPSRVRTAPCTQWKATSNTSKENVSFGGKRGGKVDREGPQWRNWRERDGEVNFTERRDSHNGRETRRDRAASTRPLTLTVENSLVGRIIGRGGAKIRELEESSGARIKINRGDYEGEVLIFGSSDVQQKANDLIKELIGTGNANGPGLHYGSENSGLRSDSCWSASSLQASAACTSTPIDWNAIRANREKYETLKWQDLPPMKKNFYIEADSVAKRSAEEIRDWRKENNNIFVDDLKEEGKRAIPNPVYTFEEAFACYPGIMENIVRVGFQKPTPIQCQAWPIVLSGLDLIGIAQTGTGKTLSYLLPGFIHMDQQPLPRDKRSGPGMLVLTPTRELALQIEAECNKYSYKGFKSICVYGGGDRRAQIKTVTSGVDIVIATPGRLNDLQMNELINLRSITYLVLDEADRMLDMGFEPQIMKIILDIRPDRQTVMTSATWPTGVRRLAKSYLKDPMMVYVGSLDLAAVDTVQQTVLVVQEEEKKAYIFDFIHNMEPEDKVLIFVGKKIVADDLSSDLCLQGIAVQSLHGDREQCDREEALQDFKDGRVRILVATDLASRGLDVHDISHVFNFDFPRNIEEYVHRVGRTGRAGRSGVSVTLVTRGDWKMAGELIHILERAGQEVPEELVLMAERYDKHQKEKEMFPAKTRGGQAQRGARDGFREGSNRCF from the exons ATGTCGGATTGGGAGGCTGAATACGACGAGAATGGTGGCGCCATCTCAAAGCCTTCGCGTGTTCGTACAGCTCCGTGTACACAGTGGAAAGCCACCTCAAATACcagtaaagaaaatgtttcttttgGTGGGAAGCGTGGCGGGAAAGTGGACCGTGAAGGTCCCCAATGGCGGAACTGGAGAGAGCGTGACGGAGAAGTGAACTTCACCGAGCGCCGAGACTCCCACAACGGCAGAGAAACGCGCCGTGACAGAGCGGCTTCAACCCGACCTCTCACCCTGACCGTGGAAAACTCTTTAGTCGGGAGAATTATAG GTCGAGGCGGAGCGAAAATCCGCGAACTGGAGGAGTCTAGTGGAGCGAGAATTAAG ATTAACCGTGGAGATTATGAGGGAGAGGTGCTGATCTTTGGTAGCAGTGATGTCCAGCAGAAAGCCAACGATCTGATCAAGGAGCTGATAGGAACGGGTAACGCCAATGGGCCTGGACTTCACTATG GTAGTGAGAATTCAGGCTTGAGGAGTGACTCCTGCTGGTCAGCATCTTCACTGCAGGCTTCAGCTGCTTGCACTTCTACACCTATAGATTGGAATGCCATAAGAGCCAACAGGGAGAAATATGAGACTTTGAAGTGGCAAG ATCTTCCACCTATGAAGAAGAACTTTTACATTGAGGCAGACTCTGTGGCCAAGCGCAGTGCAGAGGAGATCAGAGactggag AAAGGAGAACAACAATATCTTTGTGGATGATCTGAAAGAAGAAGGGAAAAGAGCAATCCCTAATCCTGTGTACACTTTTGAGGAGGCTTTTGCTTGCTATCCTGGAATAATGGAAAACATAGTCAGAGTGGGGTTTCAAAAGCCAACTCCCATTCAG TGTCAGGCTTGGCCTATAGTTCTGAGTGGCCTGGATTTGATTGGCATTGCGCAAACTGGCACTGGGAAGACTCTCTCCTATCTTCTTCCTGGATTCATTCACATGGACCAGCAGCCTCT GCCCAGAGACAAGAGAAGTGGCCCTGGAATGCTGGTTTTGACTCCTACTCGTGAGTTGGCACTCCAGATAGAAGCAGAGTGTAACAAGTACAGTTACAAAGGCTTTAAAAG TATCTGTGTTTATGGAGGAGGTGACAGACGAGCCCAAATAAAGACAGTTACCAGTGGTGTTGATATAGTGATCGCCACACCAGGACGACTGAATGATTTGCAAATGAACGAGCTAATAAACCTACGTTCCATTACCTACTTG GTATTGGATGAGGCAGATCGAATGTTGGACATGGGCTTTGAGCCTCAAATCATGAAAATCATCCTGGACATTCGGCCTGACCGACAAACAGTCATGACCAG TGCCACTTGGCCAACAGGCGTGAGACGTTTGGCCAAGTCCTACTTGAAAGACCCCATGATGGTGTATGTGGGCTCTCTAGACCTAGCA GCTGTGGACACGGTGCAGCAGACAGTTTTGGTTGTacaagaggaggagaagaaggcaTACATCTTTGACTTTATCCACAATATGGAGCCTGAGGATAAAGTGTTGATATTTGTTGGAAAAAAGATTGT TGCAGACGACTTGTCCAGTGATCTGTGTCTCCAGGGGATAGCAGTTCAATCCCTGCATGGAGACAGAGAGCAGTGTGACCGTGAAGAAGCCCTACAGGACTTTAAAGATG GACGTGTGCGTATTCTGGTGGCCACTGATCTAGCCTCTAGGGGACTTGATGTCCATGATATCTCGCATGTCTTCAACTTTGACTTCCCCCGGAACATTGAGGAGTATGTTCACAGAGTTGGGCGAACCGGCCGTGCAGG GCGGTCTGGGGTTTCTGTAACCCTGGTCACGAGAGGAGATTGGAAGATGGCAGGTGAACTTATACACATTTTGGAAAGAGCTGGACAG GAGGTACCAGAGGAGCTGGTACTGATGGCAGAGCGCTATGATAAACAccagaaggagaaagagatgTTTCCTGCTAAAACCAGAGGAGGACAGGCTCAAAGAGGAGCAAGAGATGGGTTCAGAGAAGGCTCAAATAGGTGCTTCTGA